The nucleotide sequence CGACTGCTTACGTCGCCGCCCTTGAGGTCACGGCCCACCGTGTCGGCCAGCTTGACCAGCGCGCCGAAATCCTCGATATCGCTCAGGGTCTTGGCGTCTTTGCGTGCGGCGTTGAAGTCCTGTGTCCAACTCATGCTTCTTCCATCCTTTCTGACGAGGAGCGGTCCTGGGCGACGGGGCGGGCGAGGTGAAGAAAGCCGAGCACATGCCCCAGGTGCGGCCAGGTTTCCGGGCGCAGCAGCAGCCGCTTCAGGGCCGCCCACTCCGCCGCGTGGGTCTCAGGAGGCGTGGCCCGGGCGAGGGCGTAGTGCAGGAGGGGCAGCCGCCACGCGTCGCCTTCACGTTCGGCGAACGCCTGGAGCTTCCAGAGAAAAGCGCGCCTGACCTCCAGTTCAATGCCGTCAGCGGAGGCGGCGGAGCGGCTGAGGCGCAAAAAGGCCGCGAGAATCTGGAGGGTGTGCTCGGCCTGACCCTGTTCGAGACCCGCAAAGACGTTCCAGCGCACGGCGGCGCGCGGATCGTCGGCGGGCGTGTCCATCGTCAGGAAAGGAACGAAACCGTCCTTGACGACCAGCCCGCCTTCCGCCGCCTGCTTGGCGAGCTGTTCGGCCTCGTGGGCGCGCTCGGCCATGCGCCGCAGCGGGTACTTGGCTTTGGCGATGAAGGCGCCGCCGCTCAGGCCCAGCTCCGGATTGCCCGCCGTGAAGCGCCGGTAGGCCCGGCGCAGATCGACGGCGAAGGTCAGGACCTCGTTCCAGGCGCCCACGACCACTGCGTCGTCGCCGCCGCTGTAGATGACGTTCAGGTAGCGGCCATGTTCACGGACCGGGCTGCGTTCCACCTGCGCGACCTCCGGCAGGAGCGGATCACGCTGGGCACAGACCGCATTGACGTAGCCCTGGAAAAACAGGCTCATCAGCCGGGAAAGCGTGGCGTGGCGGACCGCGTTGTGTCCGGGAATGCCGCCGCTGAAGTAGCTGCCCATATTGTCGGCGTCGCAACGGAACAGCGCGAGGCGGGGCTGGCCCAGCGCCAGTTGAGCGAGTTGCTCGTGCGTGGCCACGCCGGCCCCGTCGCCCTGGGCGCGCAGAGCGGCGGGCAGATCGTCCTCGCGCGTCACGTAGTTGCCCGTCAGCATGGGGAAGGCGTCCAGGTCATCGAAACGGTTGAGCGCCAGCCGCTCGGGAGGCAGGGGACGCAGCGGACCCCTCGTCATCTGACGAAACGGGCGGTAAGCCTGATCACCGAGGACGATCCAGCCGTCGCCTTCCGCGCTCTGGCTGGGCCTCACCTCGATATGGGTGGCCTGCGGCAGCCGGCTGCCGAACACCACGAGTTGCTCGGTCAATCGGCGCTCCTGCGCCTGACGCTCCTGTGGACTCACCGGGCCAGCGAAGACGTCCGCCAGGCGTCCCTGGCGCCGGCGGGCCTTCTGACGGCTCAGCTCTCCCGAAAGCGTTCTTTGAAATGCGCCGCCGCTCTGCGCCTCCTCGCGGCTGACCTCACTGACCGCCACCGAGAATCCGAGGGTGCCCCGGTGCTCCTCCCACAGCCAGTCGTCGAATCTCTGGGCGGAGGCGAGCACCACGTCCCGGGCCGCCGCAGGCAGGTAAAGCTGATACCCCCCTCCCCCGATATACGCGGCGTTGGCCCGCGTCACTCCGGCGAGCCTGAGCATCTGCCGCAGGGTATGAACCGCGAGCAGCTCCAGATAAAAGGAGCGCGCGCGCAGCGACTTCAGGGCGCCCTCGGACTCCGCGCTGTAGATAAAGTCCTGAATGCCGCTGATATCAGTCCGCAGCACCAGAACCCGCTCACCGCAGGCGTCCAGGGCCAGCTGCAGGCGAGCCTGATCGAACCAGGACGCGCCGCCGACTTCCCGGCCCTGCCCGTCAGTCGCGGCGACGAAGCCGCCGACGTACTCGAGCAGATTGAGGCGGGCCTCCGCAGTCGCGGCCTGGGAAAGCCGCTCCTCGAGGTGACCTGCCAGGACCGCAGCCTGCCCTGGGTCGCCTGGGTAAGCAGGCGTGAGCGGGTCGGTGGGAACCAACGGATAACGTGCGCTGGCCGCGCGGTAAGGACCAGCCTCCCCGAGGCGCT is from Deinococcus reticulitermitis and encodes:
- the cas10 gene encoding type III-A CRISPR-associated protein Cas10/Csm1, with the protein product MDQTEQLLFQLLDHLRAGKARGLDVPFERLGEAGPYRAASARYPLVPTDPLTPAYPGDPGQAAVLAGHLEERLSQAATAEARLNLLEYVGGFVAATDGQGREVGGASWFDQARLQLALDACGERVLVLRTDISGIQDFIYSAESEGALKSLRARSFYLELLAVHTLRQMLRLAGVTRANAAYIGGGGYQLYLPAAARDVVLASAQRFDDWLWEEHRGTLGFSVAVSEVSREEAQSGGAFQRTLSGELSRQKARRRQGRLADVFAGPVSPQERQAQERRLTEQLVVFGSRLPQATHIEVRPSQSAEGDGWIVLGDQAYRPFRQMTRGPLRPLPPERLALNRFDDLDAFPMLTGNYVTREDDLPAALRAQGDGAGVATHEQLAQLALGQPRLALFRCDADNMGSYFSGGIPGHNAVRHATLSRLMSLFFQGYVNAVCAQRDPLLPEVAQVERSPVREHGRYLNVIYSGGDDAVVVGAWNEVLTFAVDLRRAYRRFTAGNPELGLSGGAFIAKAKYPLRRMAERAHEAEQLAKQAAEGGLVVKDGFVPFLTMDTPADDPRAAVRWNVFAGLEQGQAEHTLQILAAFLRLSRSAASADGIELEVRRAFLWKLQAFAEREGDAWRLPLLHYALARATPPETHAAEWAALKRLLLRPETWPHLGHVLGFLHLARPVAQDRSSSERMEEA